One Salvia miltiorrhiza cultivar Shanhuang (shh) unplaced genomic scaffold, IMPLAD_Smil_shh original_scaffold_386, whole genome shotgun sequence genomic window carries:
- the LOC131004399 gene encoding protein arginine N-methyltransferase 1.6 isoform X1, which yields MLSVVLKPLIFTFPRSSAASRGMSSSAAACGLAQRIFQLKTDPLTGKSEWVVIEEEDEEDNGLQTTPKALLATTSYLDMLNDSRRNAAYRLAIDKTVNTPCHVLDIGAGTGLLSMMAARAMGLSDSNGSSSSKGMVTACESYLPMVKLMRKVLRANGMDGKIRLINKRSDELEVGLDIPSRADILVSEILDSELLGEGLIPTLQHAHDKLLVENPQTVPYRATTYGQLVECTYLREMHDLVQREAEASDGIHLLPSGMADLLVVKKQQFAMHCNAIKDEIKLLSEPFKVFDFDFWRRPDSFREADLHIKATSDGTVHAIISWWLLQLDSEGTIFYSTAPNWVPSPSDVKQLKTSFLNSGGWCDHWKQSVWFIPRSGLPVLKDKEVRVHAAHTETSISYNFKTSCDKKEDANVDLHTRDCQIVLLPERISLYGDCVWRDLMLNVVKKALHQKVGPLCLVADDSIFLAVAVAHLSKTSQVMPLFPGLGKKGMQYLQKASVSNSYTMDRIEFLKKKDLLSSLQGSLQRKIDLFIAEPFYYGNDNVLPWQNLRFWKERTLLDPVLSKDVLIMPCRGLLKACAVYLPDLWKSRCCLKKIEGFDNSVVNTTLGACGGLPATEDSPFLPYFIWQCGETKILSKTTTVLEFDFSKPMSPCSEKTKLQFGESGTCHGFALWIDWVMDTENNTVLSTGPDKRHWKQAVKLLNEPVEVGNGDLSSTEIEAFFDPSNGELILKHDFLMNQR from the exons ATGCTATCCGTCGTCCTTAAACCCCTAATCTTTACATTTCCCCGCAGCTCCGCCGCATCCAGAGGCATGagctcctccgccgccgcctgcgGCTTGGCCCAGCGAATCTTTCAGCTCAAAACCGACCCACTCACCGGAAAATCGGAGTGGGTAGTTATCGaggaggaagacgaagaagacaATGGACTCCAAACAACCCCAAAAGCACTTCTTGCTACGACGTCGTATCTCGACATGCTCAACGATTCCCGCCGCAATGCCGCCTACCGTCTCGCCATCGATAAGACCGTCAATACACCCTGCCACGTTCTTGACATTGG AGCAGGGACAGGATTGCTGTCGATGATGGCAGCTCGAGCTATGGGACTTTCTGATTCAAATGGGAGCTCTAGCTCTAAAGGGATGGTGACAGCTTGCGAGTCATACCTTCCCATGGTTAAGTTAATGAGAAAGGTTCTCCGAGCCAACGGCATGGATGGGAAAATTCGTCTCATAAATAAGAGGTCGGATGAGTTGGAAGTTGGCTTGGATATCCCATCACGTGCTGATATTCTT GTCAGCGAGATCCTAGATTCCGAATTATTGGGTGAAGGGCTAATTCCTACTTTGCAACATGCACATGACAAGTTATTGGTAGAAAATCCACAAACTGTGCCTTACCGAGCAACTACTTACGGCCAG CTGGTTGAGTGCACATATTTACGGGAGATGCATGATTTAGTTCAAAGAGAGGCAGAAGCATCAGATGGCATTCATCTTCTTCCAAGTGGTATGGCCGACCTTTTAGTGGTCAAAAAGCAACAGTTTGCAATGCATTGTAATGCAATTAAAGATGAAATCAAACTG CTTTCGGAGCCGTTCAAAGTTTTTGATTTTGACTTTTGGAGGAGGCCAGATAGTTTTCGTGAAGCTGACCTGCACATAAAGGCTACGAGTGATGGTACAGTTCATGCTATCATCTCATG GTGGTTGCTTCAGCTTGATAGTGAAGGAACAATATTCTATTCTACGGCGCCGAACTGGGTACCATCTCCTTCTGATGTGAAACAGTTGAAAACATCCTTCCTTA ATTCTGGAGGTTGGTGTGATCATTGGAAACAAAGTGTTTGGTTCATCCCGAGGTCAGGTCTGCCTGTATTGAAAGACAAAGAGGTCCGGGTACATGCTGCTCATACTGAAACCAGCATCTCATATAATTTCAAGACTTCATGCGATAAGAAAGAAGATGCAAATGTTGACCTCCATACTCGAGATTGTCAGATTGTTCTGTTGCCGGAAAGAATTTCTTTGTATGGAGATTGTGTCTGGAGAGATTTGATGCTCAATGTTGTTAAGAAAGCT CTCCATCAGAAAGTAGGTCCCTTATGTTTAGTTGCAGATGATAGCATCTTCTTGGCAGTTGCTGTTGCCCATCTTTCCAAGACTTCACAAGTGATGCCACTGTTCCCTGGTCTTGGAAAGAAGGGCATGCAGTATCTGCAAAAAGCTTCTGTATCTAACAGCTACACCATGGACCGTATAGAGTTCCTCAAAAAGAAGGATTTGCTATCGAGTCTGCAAGGTTCCCTTCAGCGAAAG ATTGACTTATTCATTGCGGAGCCATTCTATTATGGAAATGACAATGTCCTTCCCTGGCAAAATCTGCGATTTTG GAAGGAAAGAACTTTACTCGATCCGGTTCTATCTAAAGATGTGCTCATAATGCCTTGTAGAGGGTTGTTGAAAGCTTGCGCAGTTTACCTTCCT GATCTTTGGAAAAGCCGTTGTTGCCTGAAAAAGATTGAAGGGTTTGATAATTCAGTAGTAAATACCACACTGGgggcatgtggaggtctaccgGCTACAGAAGACAGTCCTTTTCTGCCCTATTTTATTTGGCAGTGTGGTGAGACCAAG ATTCTCAGCAAAACGACCACTGTTTTGGAGTTTGATTTCTCAAAACCAATGAGCCCCTGTTCTGAAAAAACTAAG CTTCAATTTGGAGAATCTGGGACGTGCCATGGCTTCGCCCTTTGGATTGATTGGGTCATGGATACAGAGAACAACACTGTTCTATCAACGGGACCTG ATAAAAGACATTGGAAACAAGCTGTGAAGCTTTTGAATGAGCCAGTAGAGGTTGGGAATGGCGACTTATCCTCAACAGAAATCGAAGCTTTCTTTGATCCTTCAAATGGTGAACTCATTCTAAAACACGACTTTCTCATGAATCAAAGGTAG
- the LOC131004399 gene encoding protein arginine N-methyltransferase 1.6 isoform X3, translating to MLSVVLKPLIFTFPRSSAASRGMSSSAAACGLAQRIFQLKTDPLTGKSEWVVIEEEDEEDNGLQTTPKALLATTSYLDMLNDSRRNAAYRLAIDKTVNTPCHVLDIGAGTGLLSMMAARAMGLSDSNGSSSSKGMVTACESYLPMVKLMRKVLRANGMDGKIRLINKRSDELEVGLDIPSRADILVSEILDSELLGEGLIPTLQHAHDKLLVENPQTVPYRATTYGQLVECTYLREMHDLVQREAEASDGIHLLPSGMADLLVVKKQQFAMHCNAIKDEIKLLSEPFKVFDFDFWRRPDSFREADLHIKATSDGTVHAIISWWLLQLDSEGTIFYSTAPNWVPSPSDVKQLKTSFLNSGGWCDHWKQSVWFIPRSGLPVLKDKEVRVHAAHTETSISYNFKTSCDKKEDANVDLHTRDCQIVLLPERISLYGDCVWRDLMLNVVKKALHQKVGPLCLVADDSIFLAVAVAHLSKTSQVMPLFPGLGKKGMQYLQKASVSNSYTMDRIEFLKKKDLLSSLQGSLQRKIDLFIAEPFYYGNDNVLPWQNLRFWKERTLLDPVLSKDVLIMPCRGLLKACAVYLPDLWKSRCCLKKIEGFDNSVVNTTLGACGGLPATEDSPFLPYFIWQCDSQQNDHCFGV from the exons ATGCTATCCGTCGTCCTTAAACCCCTAATCTTTACATTTCCCCGCAGCTCCGCCGCATCCAGAGGCATGagctcctccgccgccgcctgcgGCTTGGCCCAGCGAATCTTTCAGCTCAAAACCGACCCACTCACCGGAAAATCGGAGTGGGTAGTTATCGaggaggaagacgaagaagacaATGGACTCCAAACAACCCCAAAAGCACTTCTTGCTACGACGTCGTATCTCGACATGCTCAACGATTCCCGCCGCAATGCCGCCTACCGTCTCGCCATCGATAAGACCGTCAATACACCCTGCCACGTTCTTGACATTGG AGCAGGGACAGGATTGCTGTCGATGATGGCAGCTCGAGCTATGGGACTTTCTGATTCAAATGGGAGCTCTAGCTCTAAAGGGATGGTGACAGCTTGCGAGTCATACCTTCCCATGGTTAAGTTAATGAGAAAGGTTCTCCGAGCCAACGGCATGGATGGGAAAATTCGTCTCATAAATAAGAGGTCGGATGAGTTGGAAGTTGGCTTGGATATCCCATCACGTGCTGATATTCTT GTCAGCGAGATCCTAGATTCCGAATTATTGGGTGAAGGGCTAATTCCTACTTTGCAACATGCACATGACAAGTTATTGGTAGAAAATCCACAAACTGTGCCTTACCGAGCAACTACTTACGGCCAG CTGGTTGAGTGCACATATTTACGGGAGATGCATGATTTAGTTCAAAGAGAGGCAGAAGCATCAGATGGCATTCATCTTCTTCCAAGTGGTATGGCCGACCTTTTAGTGGTCAAAAAGCAACAGTTTGCAATGCATTGTAATGCAATTAAAGATGAAATCAAACTG CTTTCGGAGCCGTTCAAAGTTTTTGATTTTGACTTTTGGAGGAGGCCAGATAGTTTTCGTGAAGCTGACCTGCACATAAAGGCTACGAGTGATGGTACAGTTCATGCTATCATCTCATG GTGGTTGCTTCAGCTTGATAGTGAAGGAACAATATTCTATTCTACGGCGCCGAACTGGGTACCATCTCCTTCTGATGTGAAACAGTTGAAAACATCCTTCCTTA ATTCTGGAGGTTGGTGTGATCATTGGAAACAAAGTGTTTGGTTCATCCCGAGGTCAGGTCTGCCTGTATTGAAAGACAAAGAGGTCCGGGTACATGCTGCTCATACTGAAACCAGCATCTCATATAATTTCAAGACTTCATGCGATAAGAAAGAAGATGCAAATGTTGACCTCCATACTCGAGATTGTCAGATTGTTCTGTTGCCGGAAAGAATTTCTTTGTATGGAGATTGTGTCTGGAGAGATTTGATGCTCAATGTTGTTAAGAAAGCT CTCCATCAGAAAGTAGGTCCCTTATGTTTAGTTGCAGATGATAGCATCTTCTTGGCAGTTGCTGTTGCCCATCTTTCCAAGACTTCACAAGTGATGCCACTGTTCCCTGGTCTTGGAAAGAAGGGCATGCAGTATCTGCAAAAAGCTTCTGTATCTAACAGCTACACCATGGACCGTATAGAGTTCCTCAAAAAGAAGGATTTGCTATCGAGTCTGCAAGGTTCCCTTCAGCGAAAG ATTGACTTATTCATTGCGGAGCCATTCTATTATGGAAATGACAATGTCCTTCCCTGGCAAAATCTGCGATTTTG GAAGGAAAGAACTTTACTCGATCCGGTTCTATCTAAAGATGTGCTCATAATGCCTTGTAGAGGGTTGTTGAAAGCTTGCGCAGTTTACCTTCCT GATCTTTGGAAAAGCCGTTGTTGCCTGAAAAAGATTGAAGGGTTTGATAATTCAGTAGTAAATACCACACTGGgggcatgtggaggtctaccgGCTACAGAAGACAGTCCTTTTCTGCCCTATTTTATTTGGCAGTGTG ATTCTCAGCAAAACGACCACTGTTTTGGAGTTTGA
- the LOC131004399 gene encoding protein arginine N-methyltransferase 1.6 isoform X2, with amino-acid sequence MDSKQPQKHFLLRRRISTCSTIPAAMPPTVSPSIRPSIHPATFLTLGTGLLSMMAARAMGLSDSNGSSSSKGMVTACESYLPMVKLMRKVLRANGMDGKIRLINKRSDELEVGLDIPSRADILVSEILDSELLGEGLIPTLQHAHDKLLVENPQTVPYRATTYGQLVECTYLREMHDLVQREAEASDGIHLLPSGMADLLVVKKQQFAMHCNAIKDEIKLLSEPFKVFDFDFWRRPDSFREADLHIKATSDGTVHAIISWWLLQLDSEGTIFYSTAPNWVPSPSDVKQLKTSFLNSGGWCDHWKQSVWFIPRSGLPVLKDKEVRVHAAHTETSISYNFKTSCDKKEDANVDLHTRDCQIVLLPERISLYGDCVWRDLMLNVVKKALHQKVGPLCLVADDSIFLAVAVAHLSKTSQVMPLFPGLGKKGMQYLQKASVSNSYTMDRIEFLKKKDLLSSLQGSLQRKIDLFIAEPFYYGNDNVLPWQNLRFWKERTLLDPVLSKDVLIMPCRGLLKACAVYLPDLWKSRCCLKKIEGFDNSVVNTTLGACGGLPATEDSPFLPYFIWQCGETKILSKTTTVLEFDFSKPMSPCSEKTKLQFGESGTCHGFALWIDWVMDTENNTVLSTGPDKRHWKQAVKLLNEPVEVGNGDLSSTEIEAFFDPSNGELILKHDFLMNQR; translated from the exons ATGGACTCCAAACAACCCCAAAAGCACTTCTTGCTACGACGTCGTATCTCGACATGCTCAACGATTCCCGCCGCAATGCCGCCTACCGTCTCGCCATCGATAAGACCGTCAATACACCCTGCCACGTTCTTGACATTGG GGACAGGATTGCTGTCGATGATGGCAGCTCGAGCTATGGGACTTTCTGATTCAAATGGGAGCTCTAGCTCTAAAGGGATGGTGACAGCTTGCGAGTCATACCTTCCCATGGTTAAGTTAATGAGAAAGGTTCTCCGAGCCAACGGCATGGATGGGAAAATTCGTCTCATAAATAAGAGGTCGGATGAGTTGGAAGTTGGCTTGGATATCCCATCACGTGCTGATATTCTT GTCAGCGAGATCCTAGATTCCGAATTATTGGGTGAAGGGCTAATTCCTACTTTGCAACATGCACATGACAAGTTATTGGTAGAAAATCCACAAACTGTGCCTTACCGAGCAACTACTTACGGCCAG CTGGTTGAGTGCACATATTTACGGGAGATGCATGATTTAGTTCAAAGAGAGGCAGAAGCATCAGATGGCATTCATCTTCTTCCAAGTGGTATGGCCGACCTTTTAGTGGTCAAAAAGCAACAGTTTGCAATGCATTGTAATGCAATTAAAGATGAAATCAAACTG CTTTCGGAGCCGTTCAAAGTTTTTGATTTTGACTTTTGGAGGAGGCCAGATAGTTTTCGTGAAGCTGACCTGCACATAAAGGCTACGAGTGATGGTACAGTTCATGCTATCATCTCATG GTGGTTGCTTCAGCTTGATAGTGAAGGAACAATATTCTATTCTACGGCGCCGAACTGGGTACCATCTCCTTCTGATGTGAAACAGTTGAAAACATCCTTCCTTA ATTCTGGAGGTTGGTGTGATCATTGGAAACAAAGTGTTTGGTTCATCCCGAGGTCAGGTCTGCCTGTATTGAAAGACAAAGAGGTCCGGGTACATGCTGCTCATACTGAAACCAGCATCTCATATAATTTCAAGACTTCATGCGATAAGAAAGAAGATGCAAATGTTGACCTCCATACTCGAGATTGTCAGATTGTTCTGTTGCCGGAAAGAATTTCTTTGTATGGAGATTGTGTCTGGAGAGATTTGATGCTCAATGTTGTTAAGAAAGCT CTCCATCAGAAAGTAGGTCCCTTATGTTTAGTTGCAGATGATAGCATCTTCTTGGCAGTTGCTGTTGCCCATCTTTCCAAGACTTCACAAGTGATGCCACTGTTCCCTGGTCTTGGAAAGAAGGGCATGCAGTATCTGCAAAAAGCTTCTGTATCTAACAGCTACACCATGGACCGTATAGAGTTCCTCAAAAAGAAGGATTTGCTATCGAGTCTGCAAGGTTCCCTTCAGCGAAAG ATTGACTTATTCATTGCGGAGCCATTCTATTATGGAAATGACAATGTCCTTCCCTGGCAAAATCTGCGATTTTG GAAGGAAAGAACTTTACTCGATCCGGTTCTATCTAAAGATGTGCTCATAATGCCTTGTAGAGGGTTGTTGAAAGCTTGCGCAGTTTACCTTCCT GATCTTTGGAAAAGCCGTTGTTGCCTGAAAAAGATTGAAGGGTTTGATAATTCAGTAGTAAATACCACACTGGgggcatgtggaggtctaccgGCTACAGAAGACAGTCCTTTTCTGCCCTATTTTATTTGGCAGTGTGGTGAGACCAAG ATTCTCAGCAAAACGACCACTGTTTTGGAGTTTGATTTCTCAAAACCAATGAGCCCCTGTTCTGAAAAAACTAAG CTTCAATTTGGAGAATCTGGGACGTGCCATGGCTTCGCCCTTTGGATTGATTGGGTCATGGATACAGAGAACAACACTGTTCTATCAACGGGACCTG ATAAAAGACATTGGAAACAAGCTGTGAAGCTTTTGAATGAGCCAGTAGAGGTTGGGAATGGCGACTTATCCTCAACAGAAATCGAAGCTTTCTTTGATCCTTCAAATGGTGAACTCATTCTAAAACACGACTTTCTCATGAATCAAAGGTAG